The Alnus glutinosa chromosome 7, dhAlnGlut1.1, whole genome shotgun sequence genome includes a region encoding these proteins:
- the LOC133873117 gene encoding GDSL esterase/lipase WDL1-like produces MVGPIMRPQFVLFGSSIVEFSYGDHGWGAILADIYARKADILLRGYAGWTSRQALQVLDQVFPKDAAQQPSLVIVYFGGNDSMRPHPSGLGLHSAHVPLVEYVENMRKIAIHLKNLSQKTRIIFLTAPPTNAAKICETYGDQLAELRTNELCGIYSEACLKLCQEMDVKAVDLWTALQKKDGWANAYFTDGIHLSAEGSKVVVKEIMKVLREAEWEPSLHWKSLPAEFEQLLPNYPVSSDVKTMLSEASFLRYMQWE; encoded by the exons ATGGTTGGACCAATAATGAGACCTCAGTTTGTGCTGTTCGGTTCGTCCATAGTTGAGTTCAGCTACGGTGACCATGGATGGGGTGCTATTCTTGCCGACATATATGCTCGAAAG GCAGACATATTGTTGCGAGGATACGCTGGTTGGACTTCGAGGCAAGCTTTGCAGGTTTTGGATCAAGTTTTTCCAAAG GATGCCGCTCAACAACCTTCCTTGGTGATAGTCTACTTTGGTGGTAATGATTCAATGCGTCCTCACCCATCTGGCTTGGGCCTTCATAGTGCTCATGTACCACTTGTTGAGTATGTTGAAAATATGAGGAAGATAGCAATCCATCTTAAG AACCTTTCACAGAAGACTCGCATTATCTTTCTTACTGCTCCTCCTACTAATGCGGCAAAAATTTGCGAAACATATGG TGATCAACTAGCAGAGCTGCGTACAAACGAGTTGTGCGGAATATATTCAGAAGCATGTTTAAAGCTGTGTCAAGAGATGGATGTGAAGGCTGTTGATCTTTGGACTGCACTTCAGAAAAAGGATGGTTGGGCAAATGCTTACTTTAC GGATGGAATCCATTTATCAGCTGAGGGGAGCAAGGTAGTGGTGAAGGAGATAATGAAGGTTCTTAGGGAGGCAGAATGGGAACCAAGTCTACACTGGAAGTCATTGCCAGCTGAATTTGAACAGCTTTTACCCAATTATCCAGTGAGTTCTGATGTGAAGACCATGTTAAGTGAGGCCAGCTTTCTGAGATACATGCAATGGGAATAG
- the LOC133872274 gene encoding uncharacterized protein LOC133872274 gives MRRYQLKRYGIKTLKGKLCPKIVEKLKAVSEEATDCLSRYADDSMFEVEKGRRTYVMDLRKRTSGCRKWEMTRVSCAHGYSAITFHGHKPKDYVDHYYSIKMFKKAYAPMIYPVPSEEKWIWINHGVLELPKSRVALGRPRKARTRSPDESREPKNPYRMRKFGVKGKCSFCKLFGHNTKTCPKKKYLASNYRQPATEVELPIPSPASTQSVGSSSSRREDTKLATSSRRGGAQPHNKKFL, from the exons ATGAGAAGGTACCAACTAAAAAGATATGGCATTAAAACATTGAAGGGCAAGTTGTGCCCTAAAATTGTTGAGAAGCTTAAGGCCGTCAGTGAAGAGGCAACAGACTGCCTTTCCCGTTATGCTGATGATAGTATGTTTGAAGTAGAGAAGGGACGTAGAACGTACGTCATGGATTTGAGGAAGAGGACAAGTGGATGCAGGAAGTGGGAAATGACTAGGGTCTCATGTGCACATGGATATTCTGCCATAACCTTCCATGGACACAAACCGAAGGATTATGTGGATCACTACTATAGCATTAAGATGTTCAAGAAGGCGTATGCTCCCATGATATATCCAGTTCCTAGTGAGGAAAAGTGGATTTGGATCAACCACGGTGTTTTGGAACTGCCTAAATCAAGAGTGGCCCTAGGCAGACCTCGAAAGGCCAGAACAAGAAGTCCTGATGAGTCAAGAGAACCAAAGAATCCTTACAGGATGAGGAAGTTTGGAGTGAAAGGTAAATGCAGTTTCTGCAAACTGTTTGGACACAATACCAAGACTTGTCCAAAGAAGAAGTATCTGGCATCAAATTATAGGCAACCCGCGACAgaagttgagttgcctattccATCTCCAGCAAGT ACACAAAGTGTTGGAAGTAGCAGTAGTCGAAGAGAAGATACAAAGCTAGCAACCTCAAGTCGAAGGGGAGGTGCACAGCCACATAACAAAAA ATTCCTATAA